One Oryzomonas sagensis genomic region harbors:
- the dmpI gene encoding 4-oxalocrotonate tautomerase DmpI — protein MPVITVDLHSIDTEQKKALIENLTKTAVEVTNIPAEKFTILINELDSTNIGIGGQTLAELKAAQAR, from the coding sequence ATGCCGGTTATCACCGTTGATCTGCACAGCATCGATACGGAACAAAAAAAGGCCCTGATCGAAAACTTGACAAAGACCGCTGTAGAGGTCACAAATATCCCCGCTGAAAAGTTCACCATCCTGATCAACGAACTCGACAGCACCAACATCGGGATCGGCGGCCAGACGCTCGCCGAGCTCAAAGCCGCTCAGGCCCGTTAA
- a CDS encoding helix-turn-helix domain-containing protein yields the protein MTKRYKSTALAALHESMQDLHDIGAVDQRTMRKFDESCLIPVAEFAPDEIIETRNRAGVSQAVFAHYLNVSVGSVSKWERGEKHPSGPALKLLDLVRRKGLEALA from the coding sequence ATGACAAAGAGATATAAAAGCACCGCACTGGCGGCACTGCATGAATCGATGCAGGATTTGCATGATATAGGGGCTGTTGACCAAAGAACGATGCGAAAGTTCGATGAATCGTGCCTTATTCCCGTTGCGGAATTTGCTCCCGATGAGATCATCGAGACACGGAATAGGGCCGGTGTAAGCCAAGCCGTTTTTGCCCACTACCTGAACGTGTCCGTCGGATCGGTAAGCAAGTGGGAGCGCGGCGAGAAGCACCCGAGCGGTCCGGCACTGAAGCTGCTCGATCTGGTCAGGCGGAAAGGGTTGGAAGCGCTCGCCTAG
- a CDS encoding winged helix-turn-helix transcriptional regulator, which translates to MTKAKTPRLSELLRRGEIFAVECPSREILKHVTSRWGVLVLVALMEGTHRFSDLRRKVGGVSEKMLAQTLQCLEKDGFIHRVSLPVVPPHVEYSLTPTGTEIGRKVESLADWIEINLPTILAAQRAG; encoded by the coding sequence ATGACAAAAGCCAAAACCCCACGACTCTCCGAACTGCTGCGGCGCGGGGAGATTTTTGCCGTCGAATGCCCCTCGCGGGAGATCCTCAAACACGTCACCAGCCGCTGGGGCGTGCTGGTGCTGGTGGCCCTGATGGAGGGTACGCACCGCTTCAGCGATCTGCGGCGCAAGGTGGGCGGGGTCAGCGAGAAGATGCTGGCGCAGACGCTGCAATGCCTGGAAAAGGACGGCTTCATCCACCGGGTGTCCCTTCCGGTCGTGCCGCCCCATGTGGAATATTCCCTGACGCCCACGGGAACGGAGATCGGCCGCAAGGTGGAGTCGTTGGCCGACTGGATAGAGATCAACCTGCCGACGATTCTGGCGGCGCAGCGGGCAGGGTAA
- a CDS encoding SDR family oxidoreductase, with protein MIVITGATGQLGRLVVAALLKKIPATDIVAAVRNVDKAKDLAALGVQVRHGDYSQPATWDGALKGADKLLLISSSEIGQRAAQHKTVIDAAKRAGVKFLAYTSVLHADTSVLGLAGEHRETEALLRASGIPFALLRNGWYTENYTAGVPAALQLGAVYGCAGDGLISSAARADYAEAAAAVLTADNQAGRVYELAGDTAYTLTELAAEVSRRSGTAIGYVNLSEADYKGALLKAGLPEVVAELLANSDSGAAKGALFDDGRQLGKLIGRATTPLATSVAAAL; from the coding sequence ATGATCGTCATCACAGGAGCAACCGGGCAATTGGGCCGTTTGGTCGTCGCAGCGCTGCTGAAAAAGATACCCGCAACCGATATCGTCGCCGCGGTGCGCAATGTGGACAAGGCCAAGGATCTTGCCGCATTGGGCGTGCAGGTGCGTCATGGGGATTACAGCCAGCCCGCCACCTGGGACGGAGCGCTCAAGGGGGCGGACAAGCTGCTCCTGATCTCTTCCAGCGAGATCGGCCAGCGCGCGGCCCAGCATAAAACGGTCATCGACGCCGCCAAGCGGGCGGGGGTGAAATTCCTGGCGTACACCAGCGTCCTGCACGCCGACACGTCGGTGCTGGGGCTGGCCGGCGAACACCGGGAGACCGAGGCGCTGCTCCGTGCCTCCGGGATACCGTTCGCGCTGCTGCGCAACGGCTGGTACACCGAGAACTACACGGCCGGCGTGCCTGCCGCGCTGCAACTCGGCGCCGTGTACGGCTGCGCGGGCGACGGGCTGATCTCATCCGCCGCGCGCGCCGACTACGCGGAAGCGGCGGCTGCCGTGCTGACCGCGGACAACCAGGCGGGGCGCGTCTATGAACTGGCCGGCGACACCGCCTACACCCTGACGGAGTTGGCCGCAGAGGTCTCGCGCCGGTCCGGCACGGCAATCGGGTATGTGAACCTGTCGGAAGCCGACTACAAAGGGGCGCTGCTCAAGGCGGGGCTACCGGAGGTGGTCGCGGAACTGCTCGCCAATTCGGACAGCGGAGCCGCCAAGGGGGCGCTGTTCGACGACGGCCGCCAGCTCGGCAAACTGATCGGCAGGGCCACGACGCCGTTGGCGACATCGGTTGCGGCGGCGCTGTAG
- a CDS encoding methyl-accepting chemotaxis protein, whose translation MLSDLKISARLALGFSVMLLIMAVISGIALNGFTRINDKVHVITDNRWQKTVAIHVIKDNTNLITRLMRDAIISEDPATLKNGLEQIKKAKKENAGFFEKLDKTIVDGEDKALLQAIKTSKTSYNAAQNEIFELLDANNKAEAGKLLLTKLQPLQNDYLDSLNKMIDFQAREMGKAGDAVEATYRSAQLEIIIVVVASLLAAALIGFVTARSIILPLGHAVKVNRSIADGDLKVSVVVDRKDEIGQLNESAKHMIENLHNIISRLSNTSAQVAAASGQLHSTAERIASGSEEVAVQVGTVATAGEEMSATSGDIARNCQLAAEGAQRASQSAENGAAVVEKTVAVMGQIAEKVQESARTVESLGARSDQIGAIIGTIEDIADQTNLLALNAAIEAARAGEQGRGFAVVADEVRALAERTTRATREIDEMIKAIQSETKGAVSAMEQGVNQVEAGTMEAARSGEALRDILEQVNDVAMQVGQIATAAEQQTATTSEISSNMQQITAVVQETSLGAQESATASAQLRGNAEELQRLVQQFRL comes from the coding sequence ATGCTGTCAGATTTGAAGATCAGTGCCCGGTTGGCCCTCGGTTTTTCCGTGATGCTGCTGATTATGGCGGTGATCAGCGGGATTGCCCTGAACGGCTTTACCCGCATCAACGACAAGGTCCATGTCATTACCGACAACAGGTGGCAAAAGACGGTCGCGATCCATGTTATCAAGGACAATACCAACCTGATAACGCGCCTCATGAGAGACGCAATTATCTCGGAGGACCCCGCCACGCTGAAAAACGGGCTTGAACAGATCAAGAAAGCTAAGAAAGAGAACGCCGGTTTTTTTGAAAAGCTCGACAAGACGATAGTCGATGGCGAAGACAAGGCGCTGCTCCAGGCAATCAAAACCAGCAAGACGTCGTATAACGCAGCGCAGAATGAGATCTTCGAATTGCTTGACGCCAACAACAAGGCCGAAGCCGGAAAGCTGCTGCTGACAAAGCTTCAGCCGCTCCAAAATGACTACCTGGATTCGCTCAACAAAATGATCGACTTCCAGGCCAGGGAGATGGGCAAAGCGGGCGATGCGGTGGAGGCAACCTACCGGTCGGCCCAACTGGAGATCATCATCGTTGTCGTGGCCTCGCTGCTTGCCGCCGCACTGATCGGCTTCGTGACCGCCCGCAGCATTATCCTGCCCCTCGGTCATGCGGTGAAGGTCAATCGGAGCATCGCGGACGGGGACCTGAAGGTGTCCGTCGTTGTCGACCGCAAGGATGAAATCGGCCAACTCAACGAATCGGCGAAACATATGATCGAAAACCTGCACAACATCATCAGCCGCCTGTCCAACACGTCGGCCCAGGTTGCCGCCGCCTCCGGTCAGCTGCATTCCACTGCGGAGCGCATCGCCAGCGGCTCCGAGGAGGTCGCCGTCCAGGTCGGTACCGTGGCCACGGCCGGCGAAGAGATGTCGGCCACATCGGGGGATATCGCCCGGAACTGCCAGCTTGCCGCCGAAGGGGCGCAACGCGCCTCCCAGTCGGCCGAAAACGGCGCAGCGGTGGTCGAGAAGACCGTGGCGGTCATGGGGCAGATCGCCGAGAAGGTGCAGGAGTCGGCCCGAACCGTGGAAAGTCTGGGGGCGCGCAGCGACCAGATCGGCGCCATCATCGGCACTATCGAGGACATTGCCGACCAGACCAACCTGCTGGCCCTGAACGCCGCCATTGAAGCGGCCCGCGCCGGTGAGCAGGGGCGGGGCTTCGCGGTCGTTGCCGACGAGGTGCGCGCCCTGGCCGAACGTACCACCCGCGCCACCCGCGAGATCGACGAGATGATCAAGGCCATCCAGAGCGAAACCAAAGGCGCCGTGAGCGCCATGGAGCAGGGAGTGAACCAGGTGGAGGCCGGCACCATGGAAGCGGCCCGTTCCGGCGAGGCGTTGCGGGACATCCTGGAACAGGTCAACGACGTGGCCATGCAGGTCGGCCAGATCGCCACGGCAGCCGAGCAGCAGACCGCCACGACCAGCGAGATCTCCAGCAACATGCAGCAGATCACCGCCGTGGTGCAGGAGACCTCCCTCGGCGCGCAGGAATCGGCCACGGCATCGGCGCAGTTGCGGGGCAATGCAGAGGAGTTGCAGCGGCTGGTGCAGCAGTTCAGGCTGTAA
- a CDS encoding helix-turn-helix domain-containing protein produces the protein MKITAPTKSHTQMMDEWQKDPEFKAAYDELDTEFTLLREVLLARKRSGLTQAEVAEKMGTKPPAVTRLETALSDNRHSPTIATLKKYAQAVGCKLEIRLVPSKAA, from the coding sequence ATGAAAATCACGGCACCGACCAAATCACATACACAGATGATGGATGAATGGCAGAAAGATCCCGAATTCAAGGCTGCTTATGATGAGCTTGATACGGAGTTCACCTTGCTTCGTGAGGTGCTGCTGGCCCGCAAGAGGTCTGGACTGACCCAGGCGGAAGTGGCGGAGAAGATGGGAACGAAACCACCGGCGGTTACCCGGCTTGAAACAGCCCTGTCGGACAACCGCCATTCGCCCACAATCGCAACGCTAAAGAAATACGCCCAGGCGGTAGGGTGCAAACTTGAAATACGTCTTGTGCCGAGCAAAGCCGCTTGA
- a CDS encoding helix-turn-helix domain-containing protein yields the protein MQALTKKPRTENLVPLHLMVHPANVASITKYAEALENSESIPWREVAGRRGSIPASILRGARSKAEMTQTRLSELTGIPQRHISEMEQGKRPIGRETAKKLATALDVDYRVLL from the coding sequence ATGCAGGCACTCACGAAAAAGCCCCGTACTGAAAATCTGGTTCCCCTGCACCTCATGGTGCACCCGGCGAACGTCGCTTCCATCACAAAATATGCGGAGGCACTGGAAAATTCCGAATCTATTCCGTGGCGCGAGGTGGCGGGACGACGCGGCAGCATTCCGGCTTCAATTCTGCGAGGCGCCAGGAGTAAAGCTGAGATGACCCAGACCCGGTTGTCGGAACTGACGGGGATTCCCCAGCGGCATATTTCCGAGATGGAACAAGGCAAACGTCCTATTGGCAGGGAGACGGCCAAGAAGTTGGCAACAGCGCTGGATGTCGATTACAGAGTGTTGCTATAA
- a CDS encoding type II toxin-antitoxin system RelE family toxin, protein MPWTVTYSRKAEKQYTNLPPSVQDRLDLLTAEIEHFGPIRGNWKNYSRLEGRKRQHHCHIKTGKPTYVAVWEEVDDTVKLIEVIYAGTHEKAPY, encoded by the coding sequence ATGCCGTGGACAGTCACATACAGCAGGAAGGCAGAAAAACAATACACGAACCTGCCGCCCAGCGTTCAAGACCGACTCGACCTCCTCACCGCAGAAATTGAGCATTTCGGCCCGATACGCGGTAACTGGAAGAACTATTCAAGGTTGGAAGGCAGGAAACGGCAGCATCACTGCCATATCAAGACAGGGAAGCCAACCTATGTTGCCGTATGGGAAGAAGTCGACGACACGGTAAAACTGATTGAGGTGATATATGCAGGCACTCACGAAAAAGCCCCGTACTGA
- a CDS encoding portal protein, protein MAEESVREQVTRRLGELKQERSSFIPHWRELTDFLSPRTGRYLVIDRNKGVKANDKIINSCATTALRTLKSGMHAGMTSQARPWFRLTTDDVDMMASSAVKQWLFDVENKMRIVFSRSNFYNVMPQIYGAAAGHGTAALAILEDDETVIRCYPFPVGSFMIALSGKLRCDTLYREFPMTVRQVVQQFGHDHVSPTIKTLWDRGSYEQPVEVVHAIEPNQGRDCSRMNAKDKPFRSVYYEAGGSGDLLLRESGFDEFPVMAPRWDVEGDDVYGYSPGMDALGLVKGLQFCERRKAEALDKLVRPPMLADASLRTQRTSILPGDVTYIDNLGAQQHAGLRPAYQFNPNIGEIRADIEAIKREIRTIFFEDLMQMFALSDSSNVTAREVEERHQEKLLVLGPTMERFGEELYDPAIDRTFAIMLRRGMIPTPPRELQGQALKIEYISVMAQAQKLIGTANMERVAGYIGNLARMDAGAVDKLNIDAAIDEYASMHGVPPNVINSADAVKGLRARKAKAQQAQQMAAAAPAMADAAQAAKTLSETGVGDTNALARLLGAA, encoded by the coding sequence ATGGCTGAAGAATCGGTACGCGAGCAGGTCACCAGGCGGCTGGGAGAGCTGAAACAGGAGCGGAGTTCCTTTATCCCCCATTGGCGGGAGCTCACTGATTTCCTCTCCCCCCGCACGGGCCGCTATCTGGTCATCGACCGCAACAAAGGGGTCAAGGCCAACGACAAGATCATCAATTCCTGCGCCACCACGGCCCTGCGCACCCTCAAGTCCGGCATGCACGCCGGCATGACCTCCCAGGCCCGCCCCTGGTTTCGCCTGACCACGGACGACGTGGACATGATGGCTTCCAGCGCGGTCAAACAGTGGCTCTTCGACGTGGAGAACAAGATGCGCATCGTGTTCTCCCGCTCCAACTTCTACAACGTCATGCCCCAGATCTACGGCGCCGCGGCCGGCCACGGCACGGCGGCCCTGGCGATCCTGGAGGACGACGAAACCGTGATCCGCTGCTACCCCTTCCCGGTGGGGTCGTTCATGATCGCCCTCTCCGGCAAGCTCCGCTGCGACACCCTGTACCGCGAATTCCCCATGACCGTGCGCCAGGTGGTGCAGCAGTTCGGCCACGACCATGTCTCCCCCACCATCAAGACCCTGTGGGACCGGGGCTCCTACGAGCAGCCGGTGGAGGTGGTCCACGCCATCGAGCCGAACCAGGGGCGCGACTGCTCCAGGATGAACGCGAAAGACAAGCCGTTTCGCTCGGTGTACTACGAGGCCGGGGGGAGCGGCGACCTCCTGCTGCGGGAGTCGGGTTTCGACGAGTTCCCGGTCATGGCCCCCCGCTGGGACGTGGAGGGGGACGACGTGTACGGCTATTCCCCCGGCATGGACGCCCTGGGGCTGGTGAAGGGGCTGCAATTCTGCGAGCGGCGCAAGGCCGAGGCCCTGGACAAGCTGGTGCGTCCCCCCATGCTGGCCGATGCGTCGTTGCGCACCCAGCGCACCTCCATTCTGCCGGGGGACGTGACCTATATCGATAATTTGGGGGCCCAGCAGCACGCGGGGCTCCGTCCGGCCTACCAGTTCAACCCCAACATAGGCGAGATCCGCGCCGACATCGAGGCCATCAAGCGGGAGATCCGCACGATCTTTTTCGAGGACCTGATGCAGATGTTCGCCCTGTCGGATTCCTCCAACGTGACGGCCCGGGAGGTGGAGGAGCGCCATCAGGAGAAGCTGCTGGTGCTTGGCCCGACCATGGAGCGCTTCGGCGAGGAGTTGTACGACCCGGCCATCGACCGGACCTTCGCCATCATGCTGCGCCGGGGGATGATCCCCACGCCGCCCCGGGAGTTGCAGGGGCAGGCGTTGAAGATCGAGTACATCAGCGTCATGGCCCAGGCCCAGAAGCTCATCGGCACGGCCAATATGGAGCGGGTGGCGGGGTACATCGGCAACCTGGCCCGGATGGATGCGGGCGCCGTGGACAAGCTGAACATCGACGCGGCCATCGACGAGTACGCCAGCATGCACGGCGTGCCGCCCAATGTGATCAATTCCGCCGACGCGGTGAAGGGGCTGCGGGCCCGGAAAGCCAAGGCCCAGCAGGCGCAGCAGATGGCGGCGGCCGCCCCGGCCATGGCGGATGCGGCGCAGGCGGCCAAGACCCTGAGCGAGACCGGCGTGGGGGACACCAACGCCCTGGCCCGCCTGCTGGGGGCGGCCTGA
- a CDS encoding endopeptidase, with protein MARPTARKQELLDLDSLMSIPAGRRFLWRLLTQSGVFRSSFSTDPLVMAMNEGQRNVGLRVVGAIMAACPEKYIAMMRLGKGPGDQEDEDARHMA; from the coding sequence ATGGCGCGCCCCACGGCGAGGAAACAGGAATTACTGGACCTGGACAGCCTCATGTCCATCCCGGCCGGGCGGCGCTTTCTCTGGCGGCTCCTCACCCAAAGCGGGGTGTTCCGGTCGTCGTTCTCCACCGATCCGTTGGTGATGGCCATGAACGAGGGGCAGCGCAACGTGGGGCTCCGGGTGGTGGGTGCAATCATGGCCGCCTGCCCGGAGAAGTACATCGCCATGATGCGCCTTGGCAAGGGGCCTGGAGATCAGGAGGATGAAGATGCTCGACACATGGCTTAG
- a CDS encoding peptidase gives MLDTWLRKIALSPLFLLMGAAGEAGAAGAGDAPLEGAPAPGAGAGGEAAAPEGHGADATAGEREPAPDADAAGAPEEYGEFTIPAEAREMELVAEALEAFKPVAQEMGLPQEKAQLLFDRLLTQVHPRMEARRLEAWNGIVAGWADAARADREIGGERFARNVEVAQRALNTFGTPELTAALNRFGLGNHPELIRLMVRMGNAMREDSIVLPGSRPGGGKRSVADRLYGGGE, from the coding sequence ATGCTCGACACATGGCTTAGAAAAATTGCGCTGTCCCCGCTGTTTCTGCTCATGGGGGCGGCAGGGGAGGCCGGGGCCGCAGGGGCGGGAGACGCCCCGCTCGAAGGCGCGCCCGCTCCCGGAGCAGGAGCCGGTGGGGAAGCGGCGGCCCCGGAAGGGCACGGGGCCGACGCTACGGCGGGGGAGCGGGAACCTGCCCCCGACGCGGATGCGGCGGGAGCGCCGGAGGAGTACGGCGAGTTCACCATCCCGGCGGAGGCCCGGGAGATGGAGTTGGTGGCCGAGGCGCTGGAGGCCTTCAAGCCGGTCGCCCAAGAGATGGGGCTGCCCCAGGAAAAGGCGCAGCTCCTCTTCGACCGGCTCCTCACCCAGGTCCACCCCCGCATGGAGGCGCGGCGCCTGGAGGCCTGGAACGGCATTGTCGCGGGATGGGCCGATGCGGCCCGGGCGGATCGGGAGATCGGCGGCGAACGGTTCGCCCGCAACGTGGAGGTGGCCCAGCGGGCGCTCAACACCTTCGGCACCCCCGAGCTCACGGCGGCCCTCAACCGGTTCGGCCTGGGCAATCACCCGGAGTTGATCCGCCTCATGGTCCGCATGGGGAACGCCATGCGCGAGGACAGCATCGTCCTCCCCGGCAGCCGTCCCGGCGGCGGCAAACGAAGCGTGGCCGACCGGCTGTACGGCGGCGGGGAATGA
- a CDS encoding major capsid protein has protein sequence MAVIGTKGATLIDVANSLDPDGKVAAVAELLNQTNSILEDMPFKESNLETGHRSVIRTGLPSATWRKLYEGVQPSKSTRTPVVDTCGMLEARNHVDKDVAELNGNTAAFRLSEGVAEVEAMNQTMAQTLFYGDSSLNPERFNGLTPRYNTLSAAVPVSQNVISGGGTGSDNTSIWLVVWGENSVFGIYPKGSKAGLQHDDLGLQDVTDANGGFYRAYKDWWQWKNGLVVKDWRYAVRICNVDVSNLVTETSAADVIKLMIKAIHRIPFLTMGRPVFYANRTVREMLDIQALAKSSNVLAIREAAEQFKTTFMGIPIKTCDQLSLSEAAVA, from the coding sequence ATGGCAGTTATCGGCACCAAGGGGGCAACGCTCATCGATGTGGCCAACAGCCTCGATCCCGACGGCAAGGTGGCCGCCGTCGCGGAACTGCTCAACCAGACCAACTCCATCCTGGAGGACATGCCCTTCAAGGAATCCAACCTGGAGACCGGGCACCGCTCCGTGATCCGCACCGGCCTCCCCTCGGCCACCTGGCGCAAGTTGTACGAAGGGGTCCAGCCGTCCAAATCCACCCGCACACCGGTGGTGGACACCTGCGGCATGCTGGAGGCCAGGAACCACGTGGACAAGGACGTGGCCGAGCTGAACGGCAACACCGCCGCCTTCCGCCTCTCGGAGGGGGTGGCCGAGGTGGAGGCCATGAACCAGACCATGGCCCAGACCCTGTTCTACGGCGATTCGTCCCTGAACCCGGAGCGCTTCAACGGCCTCACCCCCCGCTACAACACCCTCTCCGCCGCCGTGCCGGTCTCCCAGAACGTCATCAGCGGCGGCGGCACCGGCTCCGACAACACCTCCATCTGGCTCGTGGTGTGGGGCGAGAACTCCGTCTTCGGCATCTACCCCAAGGGGAGCAAGGCCGGGTTGCAGCACGACGACCTGGGGCTCCAGGACGTGACCGACGCCAACGGCGGCTTCTACCGGGCCTACAAGGACTGGTGGCAGTGGAAGAACGGCCTGGTGGTCAAGGATTGGCGCTATGCCGTGCGCATCTGCAACGTGGACGTCAGTAACCTGGTCACCGAGACCTCGGCCGCCGACGTGATCAAGCTGATGATCAAGGCGATCCACCGCATCCCGTTTTTGACCATGGGGAGGCCGGTGTTCTACGCCAACCGCACCGTGCGGGAGATGCTGGACATCCAGGCCCTGGCCAAGTCGTCCAACGTCCTGGCCATCCGGGAGGCGGCGGAGCAGTTCAAGACCACCTTCATGGGCATCCCCATCAAGACCTGCGACCAGTTGTCGCTCTCCGAGGCGGCGGTGGCGTAA
- a CDS encoding Bbp16 family capsid cement protein has translation MILDKTLELSLAQAVTTTALSANVIDIAAARNIGAGEDLFLYIRVGAAAQAAGAATVNFQLQTDSSSAMGTAVTVLDSGAIPKASLGGNSALKFKLPSAAFKQYLALNYLVATGPLTAGDFSAWICSDAPDNTTSASGFVVG, from the coding sequence ATGATTCTCGACAAGACCCTCGAACTCAGCCTGGCCCAGGCCGTCACGACCACGGCCCTGTCCGCCAATGTGATCGATATCGCGGCGGCACGCAACATCGGCGCCGGGGAGGACCTGTTCCTCTACATCCGGGTCGGCGCCGCGGCCCAGGCTGCCGGGGCCGCCACGGTCAACTTCCAACTGCAGACCGACAGCAGCTCCGCCATGGGCACGGCCGTCACGGTGCTGGATTCCGGCGCCATCCCCAAGGCCTCCTTGGGAGGGAACAGCGCCCTGAAGTTCAAACTCCCCTCGGCGGCCTTCAAGCAGTACCTGGCCCTGAACTACCTGGTCGCCACCGGGCCGCTCACCGCCGGGGATTTCTCGGCCTGGATCTGTTCGGATGCGCCGGACAATACCACCTCCGCAAGCGGCTTTGTGGTCGGCTAG